The Limanda limanda chromosome 14, fLimLim1.1, whole genome shotgun sequence genomic interval AAACCCGAACCCGGTTGATAGCCATTTCTTAACAGTGTAATTGAATAATTTAGATTTGGTCATCCGACTTGTATCTGTTTGTaactgaagaaaaacacagatacactttggaagaagaaaacaggtgTAAAgtcaaatctgatttatttatatgGCACATTGAAAACCCAGAGTTGAACCGAAGAGCTTCACAGTCATAGCAAAGGAAAATCAACACAAGCAGGGATATAAAAGTATGACTACTGTgttaaaatacagatttaaaaggTAACCATTAACCCAGTACTTAATTAGCTCCTGTGTCTCTACACATAATTGAATATCAGCTAACGCTAACAGATACTAAGTTTTTACAAAACGCTACCAGACTGAGTGTAAAGCTAACAGGTCCGAGGTCATCACATCATGCTAACAGACTGAGGCTAAAGCtaataggtcaaaggtcatgacATCATGCTAACAGACAGAGGTTAAAGCTAACAGGTCCAAGGTCATTAAATTGTGCTAACAGACTGAGGCTTAAActaaaagttacttttacacaTGCTTAAAACTAAGGCTTAAACTAACAGGCCTTAGGTCATGGATTATCATGCCAACAGATTTAGGCTAAAGCTAAAGCTGACAGGTCATAGGTCATTGAATATAATGTTAACAGACTGAGCTACATACTGAACACGTACTAGGTAATGACACTTGGGTTGTGGTTCTATTTTGTTtcccaaaacatatttttaaatgactatCCTATTATCTctatagaaaaatatataacaacaataaaactttgactttaggttgtgtctgaaaacgCTGCCAGATTGTGGACTAACATGACCAGATTAACCCTGGGCAAAATAAATAGATCAGCTTTGACAACTTGGTTGGATTTTAGtttcaattacatcaaagatATTCAGACGTGATGGGCTGAGACAGAACTTTATCATACATAAGCAAGATTGGTCAAAAAACATGATCACCATTGACTAAAATAACTTCACAGGGTGGGGCTCAGCAAATCAATATCTCTGAGAATTTGTACAATCATCATAAATCTAAGTAGAGATCTTCAGGCCTTGGTTGGGAACCGGATTACCAAACTATAGGGGCGACACAAATACCAAAAACGTGCACCTTGAATCTCAGTGGTCAAATTTCACAAATTTAGCTTTTAATTCTCTGAGGTAACCAAAATCTTTAGTGCCATATTGATTGATGCAAGTGGGAGTGGCCTGTTACTTATTTTGTCATAACTTAGGAAAACTTTGAGCGTTTGAACAAGATGCACGACTGCACTGACAAGAAGAGTCTGAATTATCGATTGAATTACATCCCTGAAGCCAATTTCATGACACAACATCCAATACATTATTAAGATTCATCCATTCGGGATCATTCATCTTTGTACAACCTCTACTGACCATAAATCCAATAGTTGTAGATGTTTAAAATGTGACAATATTAAAGGAATTTACATCAAGCACAGATTTAGTCCGAATGTGGATCACCTCTGAGGATATTGTTTCCTCATTATCTCAATATACCCAAGGCTTTGATTAGTTTTGGTGTCAAAGTGAAACAAATAGCTATGATCGGAGTCAGAAAATGAATTCATGGATCAGTCTATTACACTCACATTGATAAAACAATGTCATGACAAGGACAGCATCACTAATATAAATCAAGGTTAGTTTTAAAGTTTGCTTTAATGATGATCATTAGTTTTGAATTAGTAGAAGCCATTAAAAGAACTGTTAGCAATTCAGCTGCACAACACAAATCTATTTCACATTAAATGTACTTTAGACATTTTGTTTACATCTTCATCAAATGCTTTTAACAGCTCTTCCTATTTAATGGTCAGATTTAGGCATCTGCATGATGGTGGGACGAAAAAACCCTGGCTTTTTTCTATTCAGCATGTTGATGTGTCTGACAAGGCAAAACAAAGTTCAGCTCACAAGTTGCAGGGGAAACTGAATGACAAATATATTTAGTGTATGTTTGATTTTTGTTCTGTACTCTCTAATCTCAGGTTCGAACTACCACAGTACGTATGTTTGAAAAGATATTGGTTGTGTTAGGGGAGTGTCGAGTCATAAATTCTTACTGTGACTCAGTCATGAGACATccctgaccaatcacagcttgCCGTCTTTCACAACCTGCCTGATGTCATCAGGAAGCAGTCCTCAGGGACTGACTCCAGGGAACAACATAAAGAAACGATTGCGTCCGAGATGCAGAGATACTGGCCGTCTTCGTGTACCACTGAAAATGTAGGGCCACTTGTCATTCACTATGGTACAGACTGTCCTACATCTGTTTATCAAGCTGATATGGTGTCGTATGTACCTGTCAAATAAGATTGAACTGAGTGACTCACAGTTAGTCAAGATAGAACAAGCACTACAATCAGCAACGTTTAAAAGATGAATGATGATCATCAATAATTGATTGGAGCGATGattgttgtgtctgtgctgtaGAATTCTTATCAATCTCTTTGAGAGTTTCTGCCATATCATGGAGTGTAACTTGCTCTTATCTCAGGCTCTAAATGTTTCGCTTTTATTATAGTCAGACTTTggtctcttcttctttgtttggttaaggtgcattaccgccagccactgtgtgtttcaataaCCTACTTCTTAACCTTCCCCATTCAGTACTGTATCTCTTATTACTCTTGATATTTGATAGATTCTCCTTCTTCGTTTGGTCAAgtagcagctctcttttttGGTCCCTGTTCATGCTATAGCAGCAGCCCAACAGCACGTCTCATCAATGGACATAGTGTTTTATGTATACAAGCAGATACACTTTGCTGCTACAGAGGACacagtttattatttacttGTTTAAATGTGATAAGAAATGTCAGCTCACTACCATGAGTATGGCTCGCTGACTTTCAGATTCCACCACCATCAGTTATCACATCAGTATCAGTAATGCATTTTAAGGGGACGACTAGGTTTCATCCATTGCAGGAATAGCAACTGTACACAAAAAAATAGATCACCACTAAGCAGGCTCCTTACTGCGATGCGTTCAGTAAAGGATCCACGAGTCCATGATACATTTTGTAACATGGACAATATGGGAGCCAGAAAATATGGGAGCCCTACTCTCGTTTGTGTCTTTAACCCACCAAACAAATTTAACAGGTGAAATAGAGACGAAATAAACCACGCCCCTTGCCCCTCTTAcccagcacttataatttagcAAATATCTGCagccaaactaaaaacacaaagacaggcTAAATGTTAACTTTGGCTCTTACTGCAGGGATATGTGTCATATGCTGCGACAACACTAAAAAGGCTTTGTCTGTCTTACTTCTACTGAAGAAGTTATATTTTCTTTGCATTGTTTGACACAAACACTACGGCACTGATTTTTGTGAAATTTGGAGGAAGGGTGGGGTAAGGGCAATGGAAGAACCAATTAACTTTGGGAGCAGGTTCCATTAAAGGAGGGTAGAACcaggatttagttttttgtaaGATTCATCATTTTGGggaatttctcaagaaataagatcttgatttaaaacattATGCACACAGATATCTGATTGGTCTGATAGCTAGTAATGTGTGCAATGTGTCGAGGCTTGATTAAATTAAAGGGCCAATTGGGCATTAGTGGAtgtattttaattcaaattCGATTTACAGTGCATTACTTAAGGGCCAATAAATGATATGGTAAACAGAGCCAACAATTGGTGTGATAACTTTTTACAGTTGGTATAATGCAGCTCTAATATGCATCATTTGTTAAATACTCTTACTATAatctttcttctttgtttcagGGTCCTCTGCTtttgtgtagactttctgctatgaaaaatgtctcttttaatAAAGAACAAACACTATGTTGCACTAATTGTAGATTTACTGCCAACAGTAATATTTATGCTGTGGAcagaataatatatttacatactcCACACTGAGTGCAAAGAAGCAGAAGCATTCTAAGTTTTTCCGCTAAAGtgagatatatatttatgtttctcTCTTGACTTGTAACATCACATTTTTTCTAGATTTTCCTCTTGAACACTCAGGGAGTGAAGTGAAGTAGTCCAATCAGCAGCCTGGCCACTAATGGCGGCTCACGTGAGGCAGTTCTCTGGTTATCGGTCTGGATAGCTCCTGGATTGATGGGGACTGGCATGAATAATTTAGGCGTGCATTATACTGGGAGGAAATGGTGACTCATGGATGAGGAAAAGCTGAAATGCTAAGTAGTTAAGAGACTGCTGCTGCCTCGTCTGAGGCCAATGTCTGCAAGGCTTCCATGAATGGCAGAgcttggcacacacacacagactgtgaaTTTATAAACATTGTTTATGATGTTCTGATGTTCTCTCTCACAAATGCCTGCTcttacattatatatttttaattgtgtGTATCATTTAGTGCAATGTTGTTAGAAATGGATCAGATCTAGCTAATGATGGCGGATGAGCAGCTCATTAATCACTACAGGTCTGGAACCATAAAGAAGAAATAAGCACCAGTCCATGCCCGCTATCTACCCTGTGTAACTATACAACCCGCTGGAGGCTCGGTGCATAGCAGAGCACTCTATAAATAGATCTCCCCTGCAGCTTCGGAGTCAAGAGTAGAGTTAGTATGTGCATTAGTGGGCTGGCACGCAACATGAATGGCTAGAAGTTGAcggggaggaagaaagaggagtgATGAAAACAACCAGCCACTCGGTACGTCACCAGTCGTGCTGCCACATCTTTCATTTCTTCCTGCAGTGACTGGGAATGAACCGGAGGCAGAttaacacactcacatgcagaACTGGCTTCATACATGCAGCTGAACAGTGTATTGATCATGACAGAGCTCGTTGATGGTATTTTGAAATACCGCTCCGGGCCTAGTTCctctgtttatatacagtatatgtatattGTTCTACCTATATGTTCCTGTAGACGTCCATGCTGTTTTAATAATGTACAGGATGTTATAAAAACTCACCAGGCAGAACACATTTTTAATCCAGTCTCGACTGTTTCGCCCCTTGATAAACACAAACGTTGGGAAATGTTCAGAATGCATTACTTTTAAATTTGCTCTGCTCACAGGGGCAGACAGATCCAAATCAGTTTCTCAGCTGCAACAGGAATAAAtccacattaatatttaatgagGGGAGATGCAGGACACAAATCATTGCTCTCTGCACTTTGATTCATCCAACTCTTCTTAAGTTGTCATGGTGGTGATAGAAACTAGAGTTTCAGTTGTGGGTCAGTCATGTCTCCCCGAGAAACTATGAAACTTCACATGCTGAACATTCATAACTGTACCAGTGCCAATATTGTCCTAAagcaacaaatataaaaatgattttactAACTTAGAATACACTAAGAGACTGTGTCCATATAAGTTTACAAGTGTATATTGTAGTTTTTCCATGAtgtaaagttattcaagatGTGCCATAAACCTCAAATGCATTGAATGACGACGGAGAGACGACAGAGGCAATCTTCAGAGCCAAGTTTAAaacttttcacaataaaaggtCTGAGGTAATTTTCACGGTACAAAGCATTACAGCAACAAACAAGGattttgcttttactttgtagacaACTTTCTGTAGAGGAAATCATTTTATGAATGTTGCTACGACGGAGATCAGCACCCATAAGTCTAAATTAGACAGATATAATGAAATGGAAATAATCAAAGTACGATCTATGATCTGGCCTTGGTTTGACCCAATGTTTTTAATACTGAAGGTATTGCTTGTTCAAATCACACAGCACTCACTCGGCACGACACTTTCATTAACGTGTGAAGCTGATTAGATGAATAGTTTGCAAATGCGTAACGTATACATACACATGTTTGTGGAATTAGGAGGTAGTTGTTACAAATGTAAGGTTCTAAGTTtatgataaatataaattttaagtATCCTCTGGTTAAACATTTAGTAGAACTATCAATTTGTCGATCCACAGATGcaagatatattttatttgtttaatctttGCAATATTTAGCTTCCTAGATTAAAGTGCTAGCATGCAAACAATACTCCTGAGCACATGTTAACATTGTTCATTGAAACTTTGACCTGATGACCAAAGCTCAAACAATTCATCCtggttgtttatatttttcaatcATAACCACACATATTATAGCAGCACTAGCGGAAAAGACAGTGCATCAACAATGTAATGGAGCTAAATTCTGTGCTTCAGCTTTTAGTCTATCCAATGGAATTTGTGTTAGCAAAAATGCAGTAGAGGCAAAGTCAATAGGATTCATCCCCGGGGGACTCCGAAAACATGTGCAAAATGTGATGCTCATCCACCCAAAGGTTGAGATATctcagtctggaccaaagaGGTGGACAGACTGACTGATTCAACCATAGACTAACTACTAATAAagtaattatgttttattatacaGTCACATAGATCAGGACTCAGTGTCAGGATTAACTTGTACAACACTGAGTCCTGTTCGCTGAAGGTTAATGAATTAATAAGAATAGTCTTTATAATTGGTTATGCAATAATATAGATATATCAACTCCTGGTCAAAGTGAATGTAGTAACTGGTGTTATAGGGCTGCTGTAGGACACAATGTTATGctttgtttcagtttcaataAAAGCTGGTCCATTCTCTATGTAGAGATCAGTCAGAGGCAACATTGTTAAATGTGAGAATTACAGCAGTGAAGCATATCATGTTGAGCATGGGCTGTTTCACTTGGCCTCTTTTGCATGAATGACCCTGAGATATATAACTTAGTTAAAAATACTGTATCATTGGGAAGCCTAGTATTTCATGATTTAGTCGTGATCTTCAAGTTTCCAGACCAAATTCAGCTGATTCAGGATGTGAAGACTGCTGCTATTTAACTCAACATGTGGAGGAACTTGTCACAACTGTTCATTATATCAAGCATTTGCACTGCTTATTTTTACTTTGCACTACTCCGGATTGCACAACACGCTACCGTTTTTAATTCTCCCCCCCGTGCCTTTTTGACAGCATACTTGTAAATTGCTTACGCATGTCAGTTTTGCGCTTATGTTGTGTACTTATGTCTAATTATGTTTTCACTGTGGCTCAGGGAGAAACAGCATTTAAATCTAGTCTGTGTCATGTACATAAGGCAGAACTGACATCGAAGTTGACTCTGACTTGACATCAGGTCGCCggcacacaagaaaaaaaagagactcAATATGTTTCTATTCTTTATTTGTGTGACTGGGTAATCTTTCTGAAGGCAACTGTAAATGACAACGGTCTCTGTCCAGTCCAGGGGTGACACAGTGTGTTCACATACAGGCAAAAGAATAATTTGGTATAAATACTCTCCTAGGATCTCGGTTCCTTAATTCTCAAGATTCCTGCTTATACTGTCCACTTCACTGTTGTCATTAATTTGTTTGTAGAGGCAGCGTGAAGTGGATTTGCTCAACAGGACCgaggaaggtgtgtgtttgtgtgtgtatgtgtaaatgCGGGAGAGAGCGGGGCTGAGCTGAGATTTCCTATATTCAGCTGAAGAGTGTAattacagcagagagagaaggcatATGGCACTGGTGCAGATGTGTTTACACAGTGCACTCAGCTGGGGTTGGCTCATTATCAcagtcagagaggagggaggcgaCAGAAGAGCGAAATCCCTCGCTCTTCTGTCTCTGCTTTGTGAACACGCTATATGCTACTTCTTCACCTTGTAGGCATGTGTATACGtatgctgctcttcctcctactTCTTCACCACGCCACCTTTGTTGTCCATGGTGACGGGTATCCTAACCTCTGAGGACTCGATGGCAGGTCTAGCAAGAGGAGCCTCGATGGTTAGCACCCCCTCAGGGGACAGGGAGGAGGTCACCTTCTCAATGTCAGCAGTGGAGGGCAGGCTGGAAGGGAGCAATACAACACAGTTAAGCTTCACAGTAAGTCAAAGAATCACTCCAGTAAATGTAAACATGGCTCCAGTCCTGATGAAAACGCAACATGGCCTCTTCCTTTTCAAAAACAGACTGAAATATCCATAAAATCAGATCTAAGACCAGCTCAGTTTGTCTGCTCAGTGTGTGCTGTGGCCCCTGGATGGCAGCAGAGCCCTGTTAAGCCAAACAACTCAGGAATGAATGCTGGGAGGTGGAGGCCGCTGCTGATAGCTGAATTTCATGCTCTGAAAAGCAGCAGCCCTCTACAGGCCAGACAGACCAAAAACTAAAAGAGATTCAGGGCAGCAAAGCCCTGATAAGGGTAGCACAGGAGTTTTAATGGGAAAAGTGGTTTGAAGTGAGCTGTTGACGTATCGCCTGTAGCTTATTTTTAGAATCCATAAAAGTAATTGGTGTTAAACTAAATTCTTCAAGCTTGTCTGTTGATAATGAATAGAGTTTAACATGCTGAGTCACTTACGTGTATTTCCTGGTGAAAGTCCTGGACACAAAACCGTGctcatccttcctctcctcatgCTTCCCTGAGGACACGGGAAACATTCTTTTACCAAAATGTAGCACTAATCTGAAAGTCATGCTGATTTCCAGGAGTTATGACTTAAGAATTATTGCAATATTATGATGTACAAAATCTGCAAAGGAGGAAACCAAATTGGGGgggaaatggggggggggggggtgggggaagaAGGCTGCTTGAAGAATGATCACCAGCAGAAGGACTGATCAGAAAACCTTCTCAGGCAGAATGTGTGTGGGGTTTTTTAATCCAGAATTTTACGCTGAAACGAGTTGAGTGTGTGAACTATTGCACTTTATTCCTATCATTATCGTCAGGAGTCTTTCTGAGGATTTATTTTCGATTGGTCTTCTCAATTTTGTTTTGCCATAGCTGGGAAAGCACATAAATAATTATTACTCAAACAAAttgtttcatacaaaccaaaTGCATTAGCATAAAGACCAGCAAAGCTAACAATCTACCAGAAGGGGGTCGGGTGGGGGAGCAGCTATGTGGAGGCCTTTGTGGTGGTATTTTTATCTTACACAGCCGTGCGGCCATACCAGCGTCAGAAGATCCTCACCAGTCTTAATCGCATCCCGTCAGGCTCTCAAACACGGGCCTTCATCCTGGCtctgcagaaatgtgtttgttatgacaACGGCCTGACGAAGGTTGCTTTCCTCTGGGAGCGATCGTCTTTCCTACAGGACGAGGCTGCCAGCATGAGCGAGTGTGTGGCTGGGCCGAGCAGCCGCTTTTTCCTAACATCAGGGGTCACTAGTTTGAGTGTGCATGAAAACTCCAGGAAGGAGGTATGGTAAAAACGAAATAGAAATCTGATACGTATACAAAGCTCTCATTAATTCTCTGACATCTTTGAACAGCGCGTTTGTTCACTGGTGATAGAAGACACATGAGGTGGCAAATTCCACTTGGACAGAGCCCCATGCTTTGTTTATCTATGTTGTGACTGTCCAGTCTCTCACCAGTGATAAGTGCCATAGTCTGGCCCATAACCCTGTACCAGATCCAGCAGTCCTTTTAAAGTAGCAGACAGACTGGGTGAGTCACAGTGGAGAGGTTGAATCTGACCCGGAGAGAAAGGAACTTTTATATGATCCATTCCATACTTTCAGGTTTACTCATTTTGGACTTAAGCCCTCATTTAGGTGATGATAACATTTCATATGGAGAAGTGAAACTGGCTTTTGCACCATATCCATCTGTGAGCTGCTGTGAAAGACGACTCCCACACATTGAATTGTGGGTTGCTATCTGTCGAGCAGGCATGCATCCAAAGACCCCGCCCTCTGGTACACTGGATCTCAGAACAATGTCTCATGGTATTATGTAACTCTGCAGCAATGCATCTGCCTTGTACTTTGAGTTGCACAAAGTTTTCTTGCCTTTTCATGTAGACTTTGTTCCACACTGTAGCAGCTCCTCTAAACATAATTCTGTCATGTTTCTATCAATGCATCTGTCCTACACATGGTGTTTGTATACTGTGGCTAGATGCTGAGTGGATATAACGTTTAAAATGTTATTCTAGTATAAGAGTTTCCAAAAAAAttgtttcccagcatgcagtggTCAAAATTACAACTCAGGGAAGGGATCAGTGATAGATGTAAAGGCTCACCAGTGATTTCCACCACACCATCCTTGGTTTTCACTAGCAGCTCCTCAGGCGAGAAGTGGTTGACGTCCAGGGACACCTTCCAGTTGTCTTGGGTCTGCTTGATCTCCGACAATCCGGTGCTCATCTGGCGGGACAGGGCGCGAGCCTGATGCGCCTGCTGGGCCTGCTGGGCCATCATTGCGCCGGGATACATCATGGGAGTGTGGGGCATCATAGGAGTGTGGGGTGTCATGGTGCCCATTTCCGGGGTCATGATGGAGGAGCGCAGGTACCCAGGCCAATGGGTGGTAGGGAAAGTGGCTTCTAGGGTCGGCATTCCGAAGGACTGGTCGAACATGCGACTGCTCTGTTGCCAATCATAGAATGGGTCCCAGCTCGGGCTTTGGAGTAGGCTGAAAGGAATACGTCTCTCAGCCATGGCTGCTGTGGAGCGTTGTTGTAATGGAGAGCTGCTGGCTGCACAAGAAGAGCCCTTTGGCCTGTCTGAAAATGTGTGTCCAATGTTCCGTCTGCCTCTCAGCTGAGAACTTTTATACACACAGACGCCACCCCTGTCAACAGGGTCCTCCCTTGTGAGTCAAGCCCTCCCAACTCACACCCCTCCACACCATTATGGAAAGTACTAGAATATCTATTTGTGGCAGACACAGCACACCAATGGAATCCGCAGCAGGAAGGCCCTCCACTGATTCAGCTGTCCAGTGCACTGTTAACCCCGCCGTCCTCATGCTCTgtgtaatcccccccccccccctctctggacATCCAAAAAAAACAGATTCTGGGAGGCTGCTGGAAAAGTCAGCTATGTCTGGTGAGTACAGAACATACAGTCTCAGGCTTAGATAAGACTAACATGCTATTTCTAACATGGCTCTGTATAGGCTATGATGTGATATGTTCCATGCTATTATCAGCCTGATATTAATTCCACAGCTGAATGACAGTTTGGGACATGGGTGCAAAAGAACATTGGACACATGCAACGCACATGAGAACAATTGAAAGACTTAAAAAACAACGACAACTGCAGGCATGATGACCTTTTCACCGAAATATTAGATTAATCATTGGCTCACTTGTGAAATCATGACAGCTGAGTGAAGACTTGACACATCTTTGTCTACATgtatctacctactaattcaACACGGGTCTGTCCAATGCAAATCTCACACGCCCTTCATTTGATCAGCTTCACTTTGCATGTGTATTGTAAATTGGCAGTGCCGAGTTTTGTACAATTTGGAAACGCAGTGCGATCATTATCAGTAAAGATataataaacaggtgaccagccCTCTGTAGCAGCCAGTGGGGGTGgggcagtgtgccttcagtGGACAGTTTAACGTCttattcttcttcctctcaaaCTACAGCAGCGGTCGGCATCCGAGTCAAAAAGCCACCACATTATTTTaagaatttttcattttttattacatcatattgactgagacacacagctgctgatctctgtcatagccacatcacatcacatcacttcACAACAtcagtgacagtatattgtagaagtgtttgaggaggactcacttaTGACatggaataattctgaagtagctctggaGCTTTAACACAAGCttattccaaacaggcaggcgTAGAACGGACATTGTACTAgtcattaaataaatatgaattatgttttattaatgaaAAGACCCAcaatttgttaatttattaaTGTGGAAACAGGAAATGCTCAATGGAAACTGAAGACATGTGGCATTACTTCACATCTCTATCATGCCTTTATCATGCCATCCCAAATCAGGTtattatataaacataaattaacCAGAACAAGCTGAACATTAATTTGACTTGCTTGctacactttaaaaaaaggataTCTAACTATAAATTGAAGTGTGCGTCTTATTTTTTCCACAACAGCTCACCTGATCGACTTCAGTAATGGCAGGTGTACTGCCGAGGACacgaggaagtgcagtgttgaatctGAAGTTTTTGGAGAAGACTTACCTTGAAAAGGAAGAGCATCATGCATGAGTGAG includes:
- the hspb1 gene encoding heat shock protein beta-1 produces the protein MAERRIPFSLLQSPSWDPFYDWQQSSRMFDQSFGMPTLEATFPTTHWPGYLRSSIMTPEMGTMTPHTPMMPHTPMMYPGAMMAQQAQQAHQARALSRQMSTGLSEIKQTQDNWKVSLDVNHFSPEELLVKTKDGVVEITGKHEERKDEHGFVSRTFTRKYTLPSTADIEKVTSSLSPEGVLTIEAPLARPAIESSEVRIPVTMDNKGGVVKK